The following coding sequences lie in one Carassius gibelio isolate Cgi1373 ecotype wild population from Czech Republic chromosome A17, carGib1.2-hapl.c, whole genome shotgun sequence genomic window:
- the LOC128031382 gene encoding protein numb homolog isoform X1 codes for MNKLRQSFRRKKDVYVPESSRPHQWQTDEEAVRGAKCSFAVKYLGHVEVEESRGMHICEDAVKRLKTDRKFFKGFFAKAGKKAVRAVLWVSADGLRVVDDKTKDLILDQTIEKVSFCAPDRNFEHAFSYICRDGTTRRWICHCFMAVKDSGERLSHAVGCAFAACLERKQKREKECGVTATFDANRTTFTREGSFRVTTATEQAEREEVMRQLQDAKNDSEGVLGGSSVGVSNPGVTLAGPNGSSSSPPLPMSTLAPQEANPHAIPRRHATVEALARQGSFRAFPALSQKTSPFKRQMSLRMNELPSTMQRKSDFPIRNTVPEVEGESDSISSLCTQITSTFSGAPEDPFSSAPMPKPTSSPQSPSAPVNGAVPAFNPPSVTVIAAANSPVLPPPLPVRETNPWAKTPNTAPTPAHIGSEWANPAPTAGASPAVSAAFPTPPSSHKRTPSEADRWLEEVTKSVRAQQPTVITRTNTPPAQQPFPAPVPVPMAPGPSAPFMPGIPPSAVPTVPPRQPAFHAQAPASFPVSNGIPFVQPAFPVVGITPSQMVANVFGSATQTQPIPVPVQVPQALLQSSPFSTPPTGQFDTQAVCSPFGKPLLPPVTNATVLQPPKVNATFNGANSWAAVSSPGQSVAVQQPADPFEAQWAALESRSQQRTAPSPTNPFSTELHKTFEIQL; via the exons GACAGAAAGTTCTTCAAGGGCTTCTTTGCAAAA GCGGGTAAGAAGGCCGTGCGAGCCGTGCTCTGGGTGTCTGCGGATGGCCTGAGGGTCGTAGATGACAAGACAAAG gatctgattctggaccaGACGATAGAGAAGGTTTCCTTCTGTGCGCCGGATCGTAACTTCGAGCACGCCTTCTCCTACATCTGCAGAGACGGGACGACGCGCCGCTGGATCTGCCACTGCTTCATGGCCGTCAAGGATTCG GGCGAGCGTCTGAGTCACGCGGTGGGCTGTGCGTTTGCTGCGTGTCTGGAGCGCAAGCAGAAGAGGGAGAAGGAGTGCGGGGTCACGGCCACCTTCGATGCCAACCGCACCACCTTCACTCGCGAGGGATCCTTCCGCGTCACCACAGCCACGGAGCAGGCCGAGCGAGAGGAGGTCATGAGACAGCTGCAGGACGCCaagaacg ACTCTGAGGGGGTGTTGGGCGGCTCCTCTGTCGGCGTGTCTAACCCCGGGGTCACCCTCGCTGGACCCAATGGCTCTTCATCCTCTCCTCCTCTGCCCATGAGCACTCTGGCCCCTCAGGAAGCCAATCCTCACGCCATCCCTCGACGCCACGCCACCGTGGAGGCTCTGGCTCGCCAGGGCTCGTTCAGGGCCTTCCCTGCGCTCAGTCAGAAGACCTCTCCCTTCAAACGGCAGATGTCGCTGCGCATGAACGAGCTGCCCTCCACCATGCAGCGCAAGTCTGACTTCCCCATCAGAAACACCG tGCCGGAGGTGGAGGGTGAGAGCGACAGCATCAGCTCTCTGTGCACTCAGATCACATCCACCTTCAGTGGGGCTCCAGAAGACCCGTTCTCCTCCGCACCGATGCCCAAACCCACCTCCTCCCCGCAGTCACCCTCAGCTCCAG TTAATGGTGCAGTTCCTGCCTTCAACCCTCCTAGTGTCACTGTAATTGCTGCAGCTAACTCACCCGTGCTGCCGCCCCCGCTGCCTGTTCGAGAGACTAACCCCTGGGCCAAGACCCCAAACACAGCCCCCACCCCAGCACACATAG GGAGCGAGTGGGCAAATCCCGCACCCACCGCTGGAGCCTCACCTGCTGTCAGCGCAGCTTTTCCTACACCCCCCTCCTCTCACAAACGTACACCATCAGAAGCCGACCGTTGGCTGGAGGAGGTGACTAAGTCTGTGCGAGCCCAGCAACCCACCGTCATCACAAGAACCAACACGCCTCCCGCTCAGCAGCCCTTCCCAGCTCCCGTGCCTGTCCCTATGGCACCGGGCCCTTCTGCACCCTTCATGCCAGGCATCCCTCCATCTGCGGTCCCTACCGTACCCCCACGCCAGCCAGCATTCCACGCTCAGGCGCCAGCGTCCTTCCCAGTGTCCAACGGGATCCCTTTTGTGCAACCAGCCTTTCCGGTGGTTGGCATTACTCCTTCGCAGATGGTGGCCAACGTGTTCGGTTCTGCCACGCAGACTCAGCCCATCCCGGTACCTGTTCAGGTGCCCCAGGCACTTCTCCAGTCTTCACCTTTCTCCACACCACCCACAGGCCAGTTTGACACCCAGGCTGTGTGCAGCCCCTTCGGCAAACCACTCCTACCTCCGGTGACAAACGCCACAGTCCTGCAGCCACCGAAAGTCAATGCCACATTTAATGGGGCTAACAGCTGGGCAGCAGTGTCATCACCTGGGCAGTCTGTGGCAGTGCAGCAACCAGCCGATCCCTTCGAGGCCCAGTGGGCCGCACTGGAGAGCCGCTCACAGCAACGCACCGCTCCTTCACCCACAAACCCCTTCTCCACCGAGCTCCACAAGACATTTGAGATCCAACTCTAA
- the LOC128031382 gene encoding protein numb homolog isoform X2 has translation MNKLRQSFRRKKDVYVPESSRPHQWQTDEEAVRGAKCSFAVKYLGHVEVEESRGMHICEDAVKRLKTAGKKAVRAVLWVSADGLRVVDDKTKDLILDQTIEKVSFCAPDRNFEHAFSYICRDGTTRRWICHCFMAVKDSGERLSHAVGCAFAACLERKQKREKECGVTATFDANRTTFTREGSFRVTTATEQAEREEVMRQLQDAKNDSEGVLGGSSVGVSNPGVTLAGPNGSSSSPPLPMSTLAPQEANPHAIPRRHATVEALARQGSFRAFPALSQKTSPFKRQMSLRMNELPSTMQRKSDFPIRNTVPEVEGESDSISSLCTQITSTFSGAPEDPFSSAPMPKPTSSPQSPSAPVNGAVPAFNPPSVTVIAAANSPVLPPPLPVRETNPWAKTPNTAPTPAHIGSEWANPAPTAGASPAVSAAFPTPPSSHKRTPSEADRWLEEVTKSVRAQQPTVITRTNTPPAQQPFPAPVPVPMAPGPSAPFMPGIPPSAVPTVPPRQPAFHAQAPASFPVSNGIPFVQPAFPVVGITPSQMVANVFGSATQTQPIPVPVQVPQALLQSSPFSTPPTGQFDTQAVCSPFGKPLLPPVTNATVLQPPKVNATFNGANSWAAVSSPGQSVAVQQPADPFEAQWAALESRSQQRTAPSPTNPFSTELHKTFEIQL, from the exons GCGGGTAAGAAGGCCGTGCGAGCCGTGCTCTGGGTGTCTGCGGATGGCCTGAGGGTCGTAGATGACAAGACAAAG gatctgattctggaccaGACGATAGAGAAGGTTTCCTTCTGTGCGCCGGATCGTAACTTCGAGCACGCCTTCTCCTACATCTGCAGAGACGGGACGACGCGCCGCTGGATCTGCCACTGCTTCATGGCCGTCAAGGATTCG GGCGAGCGTCTGAGTCACGCGGTGGGCTGTGCGTTTGCTGCGTGTCTGGAGCGCAAGCAGAAGAGGGAGAAGGAGTGCGGGGTCACGGCCACCTTCGATGCCAACCGCACCACCTTCACTCGCGAGGGATCCTTCCGCGTCACCACAGCCACGGAGCAGGCCGAGCGAGAGGAGGTCATGAGACAGCTGCAGGACGCCaagaacg ACTCTGAGGGGGTGTTGGGCGGCTCCTCTGTCGGCGTGTCTAACCCCGGGGTCACCCTCGCTGGACCCAATGGCTCTTCATCCTCTCCTCCTCTGCCCATGAGCACTCTGGCCCCTCAGGAAGCCAATCCTCACGCCATCCCTCGACGCCACGCCACCGTGGAGGCTCTGGCTCGCCAGGGCTCGTTCAGGGCCTTCCCTGCGCTCAGTCAGAAGACCTCTCCCTTCAAACGGCAGATGTCGCTGCGCATGAACGAGCTGCCCTCCACCATGCAGCGCAAGTCTGACTTCCCCATCAGAAACACCG tGCCGGAGGTGGAGGGTGAGAGCGACAGCATCAGCTCTCTGTGCACTCAGATCACATCCACCTTCAGTGGGGCTCCAGAAGACCCGTTCTCCTCCGCACCGATGCCCAAACCCACCTCCTCCCCGCAGTCACCCTCAGCTCCAG TTAATGGTGCAGTTCCTGCCTTCAACCCTCCTAGTGTCACTGTAATTGCTGCAGCTAACTCACCCGTGCTGCCGCCCCCGCTGCCTGTTCGAGAGACTAACCCCTGGGCCAAGACCCCAAACACAGCCCCCACCCCAGCACACATAG GGAGCGAGTGGGCAAATCCCGCACCCACCGCTGGAGCCTCACCTGCTGTCAGCGCAGCTTTTCCTACACCCCCCTCCTCTCACAAACGTACACCATCAGAAGCCGACCGTTGGCTGGAGGAGGTGACTAAGTCTGTGCGAGCCCAGCAACCCACCGTCATCACAAGAACCAACACGCCTCCCGCTCAGCAGCCCTTCCCAGCTCCCGTGCCTGTCCCTATGGCACCGGGCCCTTCTGCACCCTTCATGCCAGGCATCCCTCCATCTGCGGTCCCTACCGTACCCCCACGCCAGCCAGCATTCCACGCTCAGGCGCCAGCGTCCTTCCCAGTGTCCAACGGGATCCCTTTTGTGCAACCAGCCTTTCCGGTGGTTGGCATTACTCCTTCGCAGATGGTGGCCAACGTGTTCGGTTCTGCCACGCAGACTCAGCCCATCCCGGTACCTGTTCAGGTGCCCCAGGCACTTCTCCAGTCTTCACCTTTCTCCACACCACCCACAGGCCAGTTTGACACCCAGGCTGTGTGCAGCCCCTTCGGCAAACCACTCCTACCTCCGGTGACAAACGCCACAGTCCTGCAGCCACCGAAAGTCAATGCCACATTTAATGGGGCTAACAGCTGGGCAGCAGTGTCATCACCTGGGCAGTCTGTGGCAGTGCAGCAACCAGCCGATCCCTTCGAGGCCCAGTGGGCCGCACTGGAGAGCCGCTCACAGCAACGCACCGCTCCTTCACCCACAAACCCCTTCTCCACCGAGCTCCACAAGACATTTGAGATCCAACTCTAA
- the LOC128031375 gene encoding BRD4-interacting chromatin-remodeling complex-associated protein-like isoform X2, with the protein MEEEDGTCLLDVLCDPQALNDFLHGTNELPSGDLLINSSSGEPSLFTDTPSPASLLADDASSQDTPVSGCVDLSFLEEALLASPGSSLGSGGPEAQEDPNVQLVEQQKESEEFCDILQQSLQEADITEDTLAFEAGLAQTAETLQLGLSGTSLPLPAMQYFSKPLTAPGLISLPKATQPAVEPPQPSLLAVGPGCPSLKPPGTQLMNLLPGNVFPTPPLEASFSINSAQSTSMIIQKTIPSLTNHQVLASTVRTITPSGVMLQKTPLPIQPKFPVNFQPRFVQLSPRPGFAFISTNTSQSVLLSPSVGSKQSLQEQSTPSVSKPVSFNLVGQRGPIVIQPQDPYQGQRQFFLPSQTPTTVSQSPSIPRCILKTPSNQVSNKLNVDSSHIVTVRPRQINFSPIFTSPPGQLTLKQGSLLTGSLPIRSTPPTVFQMPTQLAGTYAPQVQGQHDAVVQNNVANQITLINNASMLIPDMTTIPTVNGQSVMQSLPLVPQSALIGGPEGKVCRTQNSVLLLPERTTDHQQENVNKPFQESRLLLPTSVEAPLTETHSLPSPVSTLLQSSPDISCDPDTVLSLSPQLITQTGEEQFTEGEHNLLHHNQALVHPQQQCPLKLSASQDSLAATLLMQMDNHISSAVGEAEDLLTSLTTSETLSSLCKSEDILMPAYHGSEHTDILLQTPIGQTSDTDNMKGTTPPVSDEQDSSMLIGLDAEPKCQEVPVKSKRTSSSSEKLFMYPEQLGRSHVLTELSRTPESTAHVYKQQYYEHDTELTVLRNSGIISLDQHQSQEKVHLGPRLLAQDKETYSALQKNQVQTSTASVDPKEEKLRLAKRQHRFKQQMLLDHNAVLNPNTSAPFVSVEDALRHLLPYHSCARSLPSQADFHSVDKQFECVSVVLLKRIKDMLNKYRKQLLAESQQESPSAEMVMLERLFLQSERVSLAEDRRRARREPESFLKSRTKNLSQHNQVSSVHTGLASPPSWTLQSDRPPGLKTYRSSSKGAIRLTIKHESGSRKVIHNSCGASHTISGIKRNYSGQLTKGGAIHRKDESLEPPLSNVAENENDQRSDLQNKLKLYLDMETLRTGSDSQNLSDSVSSQDYVAPRVQGLLPEQCTPVVKRNKLATSATVSPSLPALVEDGELSEHLQSALDSILELQRLQGS; encoded by the exons ATGGAGGAAGAAGATGGTACTTGTTTACTTGATGTTTTATG TGACCCTCAAGCCCTCAATGACTTTCTTCATGGGACAAATGAG CTGCCAAGTGGAGACTTACTCATTAATTCATCCTCTGGAGAGccgtcactcttcacagacactcCA AGCCCTGCATCTCTGTTAGCAGATGATGCTAGTTCTCAGGACACTCCTGTCTCTGGCTGTGTGGATCTCTCCTTTCTGGAGGAGGCACTGCTGGCATCACCGGGATCCTCTCTGGGAAGTGGAGGTCCAGAGGCGCAAGAAGATCCCAATGTCCAACTAGTGGAACAGCAGAAAGAGTCAGAAGAGTTCTGTGACATTCTCCAGCAGAGTCTCCAGGAGGCTGACATCACTGAGGACACTCTCGCTTTTGAAGCAGGACTTGCCCAGACAGCAGAAACTCTCCAGCTTGGTTTGTCTGGCACATCCCTTCCTTTGCCTGCAATGCAATATTTCTCCAAACCACTGACCGCTCCTGGCTTGATCTCTTTACCAAAGGCCACTCAACCTGCAGTGGAGCCTCCTCAGCCATCTTTATTAGCTGTTGGCCCAGGCTGTCCCTCACTCAAGCCTCCAGGAACCCAGTTAATGAATCTACTCCCTGGGAATGTATTCCCCACACCTCCACTTGAGGCATCCTTTTCTATTAATTCAGCACAAAGCACCAGCATGATTATCCAAAAGACCATACCAAGCCTCACAAATCACCAGGTGTTGGCCTCCACCGTTAGAACAATTACCCCATCAGGGGTCATGTTACAAAAAACTCCTCTACCCATTCAGCCTAAGTTCCCAGTCAACTTCCAACCCAGATTTGTTCAGCTCAGTCCCAGGCCAGGATTTGCCTTCATCTCAACAAATACATCACAGAGTGTCTTGTTATCCCCGTCTGTTGGCTCAAAACAGTCCTTACAAGAACAGTCCACACCAAGTGTCAGCAAACCTGTTAGCTTCAATCTGGTTGGTCAGAGAGGCCCAATTGTCATTCAGCCCCAGGATCCTTATCAGGGCCAGAGACAATTCTTTCTGCCAAGCCAAACACCTACAACTGTGTCCCAATCTCCCAGCATACCAAGGTGTATTCTTAAAACACCAAGCAATCAGGTGTCAAACAAACTCAATGTTGACAGTTCTCATATAGTGACTGTACGACCAAGGCAAATCAACTTCAGCCCGATTTTCACCTCCCCACCTGGACAACTCACCCTCAAACAAGGGTCTCTTCTGACAGGGTCCTTACCAATTCGGTCAACACCTCCTACAGTCTTCCAGATGCCAACACAGCTAGCAGGGACCTATGCACCTCAAGTGCAGGGGCAGCATGATGCGGTAGTTCAAAACAATGTTGCAAACCAAATCACACTGATTAATAATGCCAGTATGCTTATTCCTGATATGACCACCATACCAACAGTAAATGGTCAGTCAGTGATGCAAAGTCTGCCTTTGGTGCCTCAAAGTGCTCTAATAGGGGGACCTGAGGGAAAGGTGTGTCGTACCCAGAATTCCGTGCTTCTCTTGCCTGAGAGAACAACAGATCATCAACAGGAGAATGTCAACAAACCGTTTCAA GAGAGCAGATTGCTTCTGCCAACTTCAGTGGAAGCACCCCTTACTGAGACTCACTCTCTGCCCTCTCCAGTATCAACTCTACTACAGTCATCACCAGATATTAGTTGTGACCCTGACACAGTTTTGTCATTATCCCCACAACTGATCACTCAGACAGGAGAAGAACAATTTACTGAAGGAGAACATAATCTATTGCATCACAATCAGGCTTTAGTACATCCTCAACAACAG TGTCCATTAAAACTGTCAGCCAGCCAAGATTCGTTAGCTGCAACTCTACTTATGCAAATGGACAACCACATCTCTTCTGCTGTAGGTGAAGCTGAGGATTTGCTCACATCCTTGACTACATCTGAGACTTTATCTTCACTTTGTAAGAGTGAAGATATCCTTATGCCAGCATACCATGGTTCAGAACACACTGATATTCTATTGCAAACTCCTATTGGCCAGACCTCAGACACAGACAACATGAAGGGCACAACACCCCCAGTCTCAGATGAGCAGGATTCCTCTATGTTGATTGGTCTTGATGCTGAACCCAAGTGTCAGGAGGTGCCAGTAAAGAGTAAGAGAACTTCCTCTTCCTCAGAGAAGTTGTTTATGTATCCAGAGCAATTGGGCCGAAGCCATGTGTTAACTGAACTTAGCAGAACCCCAGAGTCAACAGCCCATGTGTACAAGCAGCAGTATTATGAACATGACACAG AGCTCACAGTCCTTAGGAACAGTGGGATAATCTCTTTGGATCAGCATCAGTCACAGGAGAAGGTACATCTCGGGCCCAGACTGCTTGCCCAGGACAAGGAGACCTACTCGGCACTCCAGAAGAACCAGGTCCAG ACTTCTACTGCAAGCGTGGATCCAAAAGAGGAGAAGCTGAGACTAGCAAAGAGGCAACACAG GTTCAAACAGCAGATGCTTTTGGACCACAATGCTGTTCTCAACCCAAACACTTCAGCTCCGTTTGTTTCAGTGGAGGATGCGTTGAGACATTTGTTGCCATACCATTCTTGTGCTAGATCTCTGCCCAGCCAGGCTGACTTTCACTCAG TGGACAAGCAGTTTGAGTGTGTTTCAGTTGTTCTGCTGAAACGAATCAAAGACATGCTGAACAAGTACAGGAAACAACTTCTGGCTGAATCCCAG CAGGAGAGCCCATCAGCAGAGATGGTGATGCTAGAGCGTTTGTTTCTCCAATCAGAGAGAGTCTCTCTGGCAGAGGACAGACGCAGAGCCAGAAGAGAACCAG AGTCCTTCCTCAAATCCCGGACCAAGAATTTATCTCAGCACAACCAAGTCTCATCAGTCCACACTGGCCTTGCATCTCCACCATCATGGACCTTGCAATCTGACAGACCTCCTGGCCTCAAGACATATCGCTCCAGCAGCAAAGGAGCAATACGTCTCACTATAAAACATGAGTCAGGATCCCGCAAAGTTATCCACAACTCATGTGGCGCCTCGCATACCATCTCTGGGATTAAACGAAACTACAGCGGCCAGTTAACTAAGGGAGGTGCCATTCACAGGAAAGATGAATCTCTTGAGCCTCCTTTGTCAAATGTTGCAGAGAATGAAAATGATCAAAGGTCAGATCTGCAGAACAAGCTAAAATTGTACCTTGACATGGAAACACTAAGGACAGGTAGCGATTCGCAGAACCTCTCAGATTCTGTGTCCAGTCAAGACTATGTAGCTCCAAGGGTGCAAGGCTTGCTCCCAGAGCAGTGCACTCCAGTGGTTAAAAGGAACAAGCTGGCTACTTCAGCAACAGTGTCTCCCAGTTTGCCTGCATTGGTGGAAGACGGGGAACTGAGTGAACACCTGCAAAGTGCTTTGGACAGTATCTTGGAGCTGCAAAGGTTGCAGGGTTCTTAA
- the LOC128031375 gene encoding BRD4-interacting chromatin-remodeling complex-associated protein-like isoform X1 — MEEEDGTCLLDVLCDPQALNDFLHGTNELPSGDLLINSSSGEPSLFTDTPSPASLLADDASSQDTPVSGCVDLSFLEEALLASPGSSLGSGGPEAQEDPNVQLVEQQKESEEFCDILQQSLQEADITEDTLAFEAGLAQTAETLQLGLSGTSLPLPAMQYFSKPLTAPGLISLPKATQPAVEPPQPSLLAVGPGCPSLKPPGTQLMNLLPGNVFPTPPLEASFSINSAQSTSMIIQKTIPSLTNHQVLASTVRTITPSGVMLQKTPLPIQPKFPVNFQPRFVQLSPRPGFAFISTNTSQSVLLSPSVGSKQSLQEQSTPSVSKPVSFNLVGQRGPIVIQPQDPYQGQRQFFLPSQTPTTVSQSPSIPRCILKTPSNQVSNKLNVDSSHIVTVRPRQINFSPIFTSPPGQLTLKQGSLLTGSLPIRSTPPTVFQMPTQLAGTYAPQVQGQHDAVVQNNVANQITLINNASMLIPDMTTIPTVNGQSVMQSLPLVPQSALIGGPEGKVCRTQNSVLLLPERTTDHQQENVNKPFQESRLLLPTSVEAPLTETHSLPSPVSTLLQSSPDISCDPDTVLSLSPQLITQTGEEQFTEGEHNLLHHNQALVHPQQQCPLKLSASQDSLAATLLMQMDNHISSAVGEAEDLLTSLTTSETLSSLCKSEDILMPAYHGSEHTDILLQTPIGQTSDTDNMKGTTPPVSDEQDSSMLIGLDAEPKCQEVPVKSKRTSSSSEKLFMYPEQLGRSHVLTELSRTPESTAHVYKQQYYEHDTELTVLRNSGIISLDQHQSQEKVHLGPRLLAQDKETYSALQKNQVQTSTASVDPKEEKLRLAKRQHRFKQQMLLDHNAVLNPNTSAPFVSVEDALRHLLPYHSCARSLPSQADFHSVDKQFECVSVVLLKRIKDMLNKYRKQLLAESQQESPSAEMVMLERLFLQSERVSLAEDRRRARREPAESFLKSRTKNLSQHNQVSSVHTGLASPPSWTLQSDRPPGLKTYRSSSKGAIRLTIKHESGSRKVIHNSCGASHTISGIKRNYSGQLTKGGAIHRKDESLEPPLSNVAENENDQRSDLQNKLKLYLDMETLRTGSDSQNLSDSVSSQDYVAPRVQGLLPEQCTPVVKRNKLATSATVSPSLPALVEDGELSEHLQSALDSILELQRLQGS; from the exons ATGGAGGAAGAAGATGGTACTTGTTTACTTGATGTTTTATG TGACCCTCAAGCCCTCAATGACTTTCTTCATGGGACAAATGAG CTGCCAAGTGGAGACTTACTCATTAATTCATCCTCTGGAGAGccgtcactcttcacagacactcCA AGCCCTGCATCTCTGTTAGCAGATGATGCTAGTTCTCAGGACACTCCTGTCTCTGGCTGTGTGGATCTCTCCTTTCTGGAGGAGGCACTGCTGGCATCACCGGGATCCTCTCTGGGAAGTGGAGGTCCAGAGGCGCAAGAAGATCCCAATGTCCAACTAGTGGAACAGCAGAAAGAGTCAGAAGAGTTCTGTGACATTCTCCAGCAGAGTCTCCAGGAGGCTGACATCACTGAGGACACTCTCGCTTTTGAAGCAGGACTTGCCCAGACAGCAGAAACTCTCCAGCTTGGTTTGTCTGGCACATCCCTTCCTTTGCCTGCAATGCAATATTTCTCCAAACCACTGACCGCTCCTGGCTTGATCTCTTTACCAAAGGCCACTCAACCTGCAGTGGAGCCTCCTCAGCCATCTTTATTAGCTGTTGGCCCAGGCTGTCCCTCACTCAAGCCTCCAGGAACCCAGTTAATGAATCTACTCCCTGGGAATGTATTCCCCACACCTCCACTTGAGGCATCCTTTTCTATTAATTCAGCACAAAGCACCAGCATGATTATCCAAAAGACCATACCAAGCCTCACAAATCACCAGGTGTTGGCCTCCACCGTTAGAACAATTACCCCATCAGGGGTCATGTTACAAAAAACTCCTCTACCCATTCAGCCTAAGTTCCCAGTCAACTTCCAACCCAGATTTGTTCAGCTCAGTCCCAGGCCAGGATTTGCCTTCATCTCAACAAATACATCACAGAGTGTCTTGTTATCCCCGTCTGTTGGCTCAAAACAGTCCTTACAAGAACAGTCCACACCAAGTGTCAGCAAACCTGTTAGCTTCAATCTGGTTGGTCAGAGAGGCCCAATTGTCATTCAGCCCCAGGATCCTTATCAGGGCCAGAGACAATTCTTTCTGCCAAGCCAAACACCTACAACTGTGTCCCAATCTCCCAGCATACCAAGGTGTATTCTTAAAACACCAAGCAATCAGGTGTCAAACAAACTCAATGTTGACAGTTCTCATATAGTGACTGTACGACCAAGGCAAATCAACTTCAGCCCGATTTTCACCTCCCCACCTGGACAACTCACCCTCAAACAAGGGTCTCTTCTGACAGGGTCCTTACCAATTCGGTCAACACCTCCTACAGTCTTCCAGATGCCAACACAGCTAGCAGGGACCTATGCACCTCAAGTGCAGGGGCAGCATGATGCGGTAGTTCAAAACAATGTTGCAAACCAAATCACACTGATTAATAATGCCAGTATGCTTATTCCTGATATGACCACCATACCAACAGTAAATGGTCAGTCAGTGATGCAAAGTCTGCCTTTGGTGCCTCAAAGTGCTCTAATAGGGGGACCTGAGGGAAAGGTGTGTCGTACCCAGAATTCCGTGCTTCTCTTGCCTGAGAGAACAACAGATCATCAACAGGAGAATGTCAACAAACCGTTTCAA GAGAGCAGATTGCTTCTGCCAACTTCAGTGGAAGCACCCCTTACTGAGACTCACTCTCTGCCCTCTCCAGTATCAACTCTACTACAGTCATCACCAGATATTAGTTGTGACCCTGACACAGTTTTGTCATTATCCCCACAACTGATCACTCAGACAGGAGAAGAACAATTTACTGAAGGAGAACATAATCTATTGCATCACAATCAGGCTTTAGTACATCCTCAACAACAG TGTCCATTAAAACTGTCAGCCAGCCAAGATTCGTTAGCTGCAACTCTACTTATGCAAATGGACAACCACATCTCTTCTGCTGTAGGTGAAGCTGAGGATTTGCTCACATCCTTGACTACATCTGAGACTTTATCTTCACTTTGTAAGAGTGAAGATATCCTTATGCCAGCATACCATGGTTCAGAACACACTGATATTCTATTGCAAACTCCTATTGGCCAGACCTCAGACACAGACAACATGAAGGGCACAACACCCCCAGTCTCAGATGAGCAGGATTCCTCTATGTTGATTGGTCTTGATGCTGAACCCAAGTGTCAGGAGGTGCCAGTAAAGAGTAAGAGAACTTCCTCTTCCTCAGAGAAGTTGTTTATGTATCCAGAGCAATTGGGCCGAAGCCATGTGTTAACTGAACTTAGCAGAACCCCAGAGTCAACAGCCCATGTGTACAAGCAGCAGTATTATGAACATGACACAG AGCTCACAGTCCTTAGGAACAGTGGGATAATCTCTTTGGATCAGCATCAGTCACAGGAGAAGGTACATCTCGGGCCCAGACTGCTTGCCCAGGACAAGGAGACCTACTCGGCACTCCAGAAGAACCAGGTCCAG ACTTCTACTGCAAGCGTGGATCCAAAAGAGGAGAAGCTGAGACTAGCAAAGAGGCAACACAG GTTCAAACAGCAGATGCTTTTGGACCACAATGCTGTTCTCAACCCAAACACTTCAGCTCCGTTTGTTTCAGTGGAGGATGCGTTGAGACATTTGTTGCCATACCATTCTTGTGCTAGATCTCTGCCCAGCCAGGCTGACTTTCACTCAG TGGACAAGCAGTTTGAGTGTGTTTCAGTTGTTCTGCTGAAACGAATCAAAGACATGCTGAACAAGTACAGGAAACAACTTCTGGCTGAATCCCAG CAGGAGAGCCCATCAGCAGAGATGGTGATGCTAGAGCGTTTGTTTCTCCAATCAGAGAGAGTCTCTCTGGCAGAGGACAGACGCAGAGCCAGAAGAGAACCAG CAGAGTCCTTCCTCAAATCCCGGACCAAGAATTTATCTCAGCACAACCAAGTCTCATCAGTCCACACTGGCCTTGCATCTCCACCATCATGGACCTTGCAATCTGACAGACCTCCTGGCCTCAAGACATATCGCTCCAGCAGCAAAGGAGCAATACGTCTCACTATAAAACATGAGTCAGGATCCCGCAAAGTTATCCACAACTCATGTGGCGCCTCGCATACCATCTCTGGGATTAAACGAAACTACAGCGGCCAGTTAACTAAGGGAGGTGCCATTCACAGGAAAGATGAATCTCTTGAGCCTCCTTTGTCAAATGTTGCAGAGAATGAAAATGATCAAAGGTCAGATCTGCAGAACAAGCTAAAATTGTACCTTGACATGGAAACACTAAGGACAGGTAGCGATTCGCAGAACCTCTCAGATTCTGTGTCCAGTCAAGACTATGTAGCTCCAAGGGTGCAAGGCTTGCTCCCAGAGCAGTGCACTCCAGTGGTTAAAAGGAACAAGCTGGCTACTTCAGCAACAGTGTCTCCCAGTTTGCCTGCATTGGTGGAAGACGGGGAACTGAGTGAACACCTGCAAAGTGCTTTGGACAGTATCTTGGAGCTGCAAAGGTTGCAGGGTTCTTAA